The Metabacillus schmidteae genome has a segment encoding these proteins:
- a CDS encoding glycoside hydrolase family 127 protein yields the protein MNDVKLLNGIYKDSQEIGKDYLLFLNVDRLVASCYDAASLTPKQPRYGGWETKGISGHSIGHWLSAASTMYAVTGDEKLKEKLDYAIEELAYVQSFDKDGYVSGFPRDCYDKVFAGGDFEVSNFSLGDSWVPWYSIHKIYAGLIDAYQLAQSEKALEVVIKLADWAKKGTDHLTDEEFQRMLICEHGGMNEAMADLYLITGNRDYLDLAIRFCQKAILDPLAKGIDELEGKHANTQIPKVIGAAKLYEITGETYYRDAAIFFWDQVTKHRSYVIGGNSRDEHFGIEDSERLGVTTTETCNTYNMMKLTEHLFKWTHKAEYMDYYEKALYNHILASQDPDSGMKTYFVSTQPGHFKVYCSAEDSFWCCTGTGMENPARYTRSIYHQENNDLFVNLFIASEITLDNNTIKLKQETVSPESANTTLTILEAKDEPLTVHIRVPYWVSGEVKAVVNGEETFKGTSDEGYLSISRSWNANDTIEISLPMELHTYRAKDEATKVAFMYGPIVLAGALGRDNFPETDILEDHLKLNNHPLINVPTLVTAESDIKKWIKPVQGSALMFETEAIGQPGNIKLTLIPFYALHHQRYTLYWNLMDEAAYENFLTEEKSEAEKLESITVDYIQPGEQQPEVEHSINMENSFSGYTNLVHKGWRDCRDNGFFSYEMAVEPEKEMYLHVTYFGGDRNIHLDGKHYERDFHLLVNGTEIGKQKLKGNMPDHLFDVTYKIPFSLTEGKDKIEVRFTSSEGKIAGGVYGVRILNDVIKKW from the coding sequence ATGAATGATGTAAAACTGTTAAATGGAATTTACAAAGATTCACAGGAAATTGGAAAAGATTATTTACTGTTTCTTAATGTTGATCGACTTGTAGCTTCTTGCTATGATGCGGCATCGCTGACACCTAAACAGCCACGCTATGGCGGTTGGGAAACAAAGGGAATTAGCGGACATTCAATCGGACACTGGCTTTCTGCTGCTTCTACAATGTATGCGGTAACAGGAGATGAGAAATTAAAGGAAAAGCTGGATTATGCAATCGAAGAGCTTGCCTATGTGCAATCATTTGATAAGGACGGGTATGTCAGCGGGTTTCCGCGAGATTGTTATGATAAGGTGTTTGCAGGCGGTGACTTTGAGGTTTCAAATTTCAGTTTAGGTGATTCATGGGTTCCATGGTACAGCATTCATAAAATCTATGCCGGTCTAATCGATGCCTATCAGCTTGCTCAAAGTGAAAAGGCTCTTGAAGTTGTGATCAAACTCGCAGATTGGGCAAAAAAGGGAACAGATCATCTAACAGATGAAGAATTTCAAAGAATGCTGATTTGCGAGCATGGCGGCATGAATGAAGCAATGGCAGACTTGTATTTGATTACTGGCAATCGCGATTATCTTGACCTTGCGATCAGATTTTGTCAAAAGGCAATTCTCGATCCTTTAGCAAAGGGGATTGATGAGCTGGAAGGGAAACATGCCAATACGCAAATTCCAAAAGTCATTGGAGCAGCTAAGCTTTATGAAATCACTGGTGAAACCTATTATCGTGATGCAGCTATCTTTTTCTGGGATCAAGTAACGAAACATCGCTCTTATGTGATTGGCGGAAATTCCAGAGATGAGCATTTTGGAATTGAGGATTCTGAACGACTTGGTGTCACGACAACAGAAACCTGTAATACGTATAATATGATGAAGCTCACTGAGCATTTATTTAAATGGACACATAAAGCAGAGTATATGGATTATTATGAAAAAGCCTTATACAATCATATTCTCGCATCACAGGATCCTGATTCAGGGATGAAAACCTATTTTGTTTCAACACAGCCCGGGCATTTCAAAGTATATTGTTCAGCAGAAGATTCATTCTGGTGCTGTACAGGAACAGGAATGGAAAATCCGGCACGCTATACAAGAAGTATTTATCATCAAGAAAATAATGACTTGTTTGTAAATTTATTTATTGCTTCAGAAATTACGTTAGATAACAATACGATCAAATTAAAACAAGAAACGGTATCCCCTGAGTCTGCTAATACAACATTAACGATTCTGGAAGCAAAGGACGAGCCATTAACGGTTCATATCCGTGTGCCATATTGGGTTTCGGGAGAAGTAAAAGCAGTTGTAAATGGGGAAGAAACATTCAAAGGTACTAGTGACGAGGGTTATTTATCCATTAGCCGCAGCTGGAACGCCAATGATACGATTGAAATCAGCCTTCCAATGGAGCTTCATACGTATCGGGCAAAGGATGAGGCGACAAAGGTAGCGTTTATGTATGGACCGATTGTCCTTGCTGGAGCATTAGGAAGAGATAATTTTCCAGAAACTGATATTTTAGAAGATCATCTAAAATTAAATAATCACCCATTAATCAATGTCCCAACACTCGTTACCGCAGAATCAGATATAAAAAAATGGATAAAACCTGTTCAAGGCTCTGCATTAATGTTTGAAACTGAAGCGATCGGACAGCCTGGAAACATTAAATTAACCCTAATTCCTTTTTATGCGCTTCATCATCAGCGCTATACATTGTATTGGAACCTAATGGACGAAGCAGCTTACGAGAATTTCTTAACAGAAGAAAAAAGTGAAGCGGAAAAGCTGGAGTCAATTACAGTTGATTACATCCAGCCTGGTGAACAGCAGCCAGAGGTAGAGCACTCAATTAACATGGAAAATTCCTTTTCCGGATATACTAATCTAGTTCATAAAGGCTGGCGCGATTGCCGTGATAACGGATTTTTCAGCTATGAAATGGCAGTCGAGCCAGAAAAAGAAATGTACTTACATGTCACTTATTTTGGCGGAGACCGAAATATCCATTTAGATGGAAAGCATTATGAACGTGATTTTCACCTTCTTGTGAACGGAACAGAAATTGGTAAGCAAAAGCTGAAAGGCAATATGCCTGACCACCTTTTTGATGTGACCTACAAAATTCCATTTAGCTTGACTGAAGGAAAGGACAAAATTGAAGTAAGGTTTACTTCAAGCGAAGGTAAGATCGCAGGCGGAGTTTACGGAGTAAGAATTCTTAATGACGTGATTAAAAAATGGTAA
- a CDS encoding extracellular solute-binding protein has protein sequence MKKKKLVSILITSCLAATTLAACSDKTSKEPEKTEDGRVVLTGLITKHPLTKDVNDMEWLEEAEKRAGVDIKWEEVTADWDQKKGAMLAGGDIPDLIVGPNAITDADFSKFKGLFEDLTPLIEEHGPNIQKMFEEKPESKVIASQLNGEIYGLPKYQRFWPDTATRQFINQQWLDNLGLEQPKTWDELYEVLKAFKEEDANGNGDPNDEIPMDFAPVGTGGFGFFQPTVLLGSTGMTIAGGGGQGYFAEDGEVKNFFVDERYKEMVEFLNKLWKDKLISAEAFTQDYTKFQSVARGEGDQAKVGYTYGWELSDRFGNELADQYTTLAPLKVDESSTVEPSWSYDYNDLNYGVNMIQMSSQTKNKEAAMKFINELYDSEVSMQVLFGSIGPNIKDNGDGSYTVLPPEDEKMDPGTWKWTSTWADNGPMYISDSVNLTLGTDMQSVGKQTEALQTALDSVDTKNDVLPGTFLKYSEEDNNKMSLVNTELMNLAMANFAKWVTEGGIDAEWDAYVEKMNQIGLPSNLEITQKYFDEYKAKVE, from the coding sequence GTGAAAAAGAAAAAATTAGTGTCGATATTGATAACATCTTGTTTGGCCGCAACTACGCTGGCTGCCTGTAGCGATAAAACGAGTAAGGAGCCGGAGAAAACAGAAGATGGTCGAGTTGTTTTAACTGGTCTTATTACGAAGCATCCATTAACGAAAGATGTAAACGATATGGAATGGTTGGAAGAAGCGGAAAAGCGTGCTGGTGTAGATATTAAATGGGAAGAGGTAACGGCCGATTGGGATCAGAAAAAAGGTGCTATGCTTGCTGGCGGAGACATTCCTGATTTAATTGTTGGACCGAATGCCATTACAGATGCAGATTTTTCGAAATTCAAGGGATTATTTGAAGACTTAACACCGTTAATTGAAGAGCACGGACCAAATATTCAGAAAATGTTTGAAGAAAAACCAGAATCAAAAGTAATTGCTTCCCAGCTGAATGGTGAGATTTATGGATTGCCTAAGTATCAAAGATTTTGGCCTGATACGGCTACAAGACAATTCATCAATCAACAATGGCTCGATAATTTAGGGCTTGAGCAACCAAAAACATGGGATGAGTTATATGAGGTTTTGAAAGCGTTTAAAGAAGAAGATGCAAATGGAAATGGAGATCCAAATGATGAAATTCCAATGGATTTTGCGCCAGTTGGAACAGGTGGATTTGGTTTCTTCCAGCCTACAGTCTTACTTGGAAGCACAGGTATGACGATTGCTGGTGGAGGCGGTCAAGGCTATTTTGCTGAAGATGGTGAAGTGAAAAACTTTTTTGTAGACGAGCGGTATAAAGAAATGGTTGAGTTTTTAAATAAGCTCTGGAAAGATAAACTGATAAGTGCTGAAGCATTTACTCAGGATTATACGAAATTCCAGTCTGTTGCGCGCGGTGAAGGTGATCAGGCAAAGGTTGGATATACGTATGGTTGGGAGCTATCAGACAGATTTGGTAATGAATTAGCAGATCAATATACGACTCTTGCACCATTAAAAGTGGATGAGAGCAGTACAGTCGAGCCATCATGGTCATATGACTACAATGACTTAAACTATGGAGTTAATATGATCCAAATGTCTTCACAAACGAAAAATAAAGAAGCTGCAATGAAGTTTATTAATGAATTATATGATTCTGAAGTGAGCATGCAAGTATTATTTGGTTCTATAGGACCTAATATTAAGGATAATGGAGACGGTAGCTACACTGTCCTTCCGCCGGAAGATGAAAAAATGGATCCAGGTACTTGGAAGTGGACCTCTACATGGGCTGATAATGGTCCAATGTATATCTCAGATTCTGTGAATCTTACGCTAGGTACAGACATGCAATCAGTGGGTAAGCAAACAGAAGCCTTGCAAACTGCACTAGACTCGGTTGATACGAAAAACGATGTCTTACCTGGAACCTTCTTGAAATATTCGGAAGAAGACAATAATAAAATGAGCCTTGTCAATACAGAGCTAATGAACTTAGCGATGGCGAACTTCGCTAAATGGGTAACAGAAGGCGGCATTGATGCTGAATGGGATGCATATGTCGAGAAAATGAATCAAATTGGACTTCCATCAAACTTGGAAATCACCCAGAAATATTTCGACGAGTACAAAGCCAAAGTGGAATAA
- a CDS encoding carbohydrate ABC transporter permease, with protein sequence MFVYTICALVFLVVAYPLYFVVIASVSDSTLVATGKVLLFPKGFSLFGYQEIFQDTRIWVGYRNTMIYALGGTFVNLLFTLPAAYALSRKEFRARRPLMFFFVFTMFFNGGLIPTYLLMKDLNMIDTMWVFIFNPVTVNVFNLIITRTFFESTIPHEMYEAAIMDGCNHFKFFSKIVLPLSKAVISVIGLYYLVWHWNDFFTGLIYIRDYSLQPLQIVLRDILISNQVFAEGAGSTGSGYAQRYADQIKYGVIIVSTLPILVVYPFLQKYFEKGVMIGSVKG encoded by the coding sequence ATGTTTGTCTATACAATTTGTGCCTTGGTATTTTTAGTGGTAGCCTATCCTTTATATTTTGTCGTCATTGCCTCAGTCAGTGATTCAACCCTTGTAGCTACAGGAAAAGTTTTATTATTTCCAAAAGGCTTTAGTCTTTTCGGCTATCAGGAAATCTTTCAGGACACAAGAATCTGGGTCGGATATCGAAATACAATGATTTATGCATTAGGAGGAACTTTTGTTAACCTGCTATTCACGTTACCGGCGGCTTATGCCCTATCAAGAAAAGAATTTAGAGCTAGACGTCCATTAATGTTTTTCTTTGTTTTCACAATGTTTTTTAATGGTGGGCTAATCCCTACTTATCTATTAATGAAAGACTTAAATATGATTGATACGATGTGGGTATTTATCTTTAACCCTGTTACTGTCAATGTCTTTAACCTCATTATTACGAGAACATTTTTTGAAAGTACAATTCCTCATGAAATGTATGAAGCAGCGATTATGGATGGTTGTAATCACTTTAAATTTTTCTCGAAAATCGTATTGCCTTTATCAAAAGCTGTCATTTCGGTTATCGGTCTTTATTACCTGGTATGGCATTGGAATGACTTCTTTACGGGATTGATTTACATTCGTGATTACAGCTTGCAGCCATTGCAAATTGTATTAAGGGATATTCTGATTTCGAACCAAGTATTCGCTGAGGGTGCCGGAAGTACGGGAAGCGGCTATGCTCAACGATATGCAGATCAAATTAAGTACGGAGTTATCATTGTTTCAACGTTACCCATTTTAGTTGTTTATCCGTTTTTACAAAAGTATTTTGAAAAAGGGGTTATGATAGGGTCTGTCAAAGGCTAA
- a CDS encoding YesL family protein, giving the protein MKNVTSWYIRFGEWTFHLFVLNLLWCLFSVLGLFAFGIFPATVAMFAVMRKLIMSQDDVPMVKLFWQTFKAEFLKSNLIGYLFSIGGFILYVNIRVLQQLDSNVINLAFIILTFILAFLYLLTYLYVFPVFVHFHLKTRDYIKYAFILSIGKPLQSVLMILTLCVALFLYIKLPGIIPVFGVSLFCYIIMKISVASFPAIDSSQYQAEQSLTALSDR; this is encoded by the coding sequence ATGAAAAATGTGACAAGTTGGTACATCCGATTTGGAGAATGGACGTTTCATTTATTCGTCCTTAATCTATTATGGTGTTTATTTTCAGTTCTGGGACTTTTTGCTTTTGGTATTTTCCCGGCCACAGTTGCCATGTTTGCTGTTATGAGAAAATTAATAATGTCACAAGATGATGTTCCAATGGTAAAGCTGTTCTGGCAAACATTTAAAGCTGAATTTCTTAAATCAAATTTAATTGGCTATCTCTTTTCCATTGGTGGATTTATCTTGTATGTTAATATAAGAGTTTTACAACAATTGGATTCAAATGTTATTAATCTTGCATTTATCATCCTCACATTTATTTTAGCATTTCTTTATTTATTGACTTACCTATATGTATTCCCTGTTTTTGTTCATTTTCATTTGAAAACAAGAGATTATATAAAGTATGCCTTTATTCTTAGTATTGGTAAGCCATTACAATCAGTTCTTATGATTCTCACCTTGTGTGTTGCCCTGTTTTTATACATCAAGCTTCCTGGTATCATTCCTGTTTTTGGCGTAAGTCTATTCTGCTATATTATTATGAAAATTTCTGTTGCTTCGTTTCCGGCAATCGATTCGAGTCAGTATCAGGCAGAGCAGTCCTTAACCGCTCTTTCAGACCGTTAG
- a CDS encoding ABC transporter permease, with amino-acid sequence MTALPTAKKKTIFNTFKRDYQLWLLVLPAVICVLIFNYIPMYGIQLAFREYDFTAGLTGGEWVGFKYFEQFINSHMFTDLLRNTIAISLTTIIVGFPAPIILALLINQIRWKRGKKILQTTVYLPHFISIVVLVGLLNVLLSPNTGIIGLLVKNLGFADLNLLASTSTFVPVYVLSDVWQHVGWNSIIYLAALSSVDPQLYDAAKIDGANRWQIIRNVELPAIIPTVIILLILNMGHIISTGFEKIFLMQNSLNLPVSEVIETYVYKIGIISNQFSYAAAIGLFNTVINFSLLLLMNYIAKRTSRISLW; translated from the coding sequence ATGACGGCTCTTCCTACGGCAAAAAAGAAAACCATTTTTAATACGTTTAAGCGTGATTACCAGCTTTGGCTGTTAGTTCTTCCTGCTGTAATATGTGTATTGATTTTTAACTATATCCCAATGTACGGAATTCAATTGGCTTTCCGTGAATATGACTTTACGGCCGGGCTTACCGGGGGAGAATGGGTAGGGTTCAAATACTTTGAGCAATTTATTAATAGCCATATGTTCACTGACCTGTTGAGGAACACAATTGCTATTAGCTTAACAACAATTATCGTAGGTTTTCCAGCACCAATTATTTTGGCTTTATTGATAAACCAAATTCGCTGGAAAAGAGGGAAAAAGATCCTTCAAACGACGGTCTATTTGCCACACTTTATCTCAATCGTCGTATTGGTTGGATTATTAAATGTACTGTTGTCACCTAATACCGGTATAATCGGGCTTTTAGTGAAAAATTTAGGCTTTGCAGATTTAAACCTATTAGCTTCTACAAGTACATTTGTACCTGTCTATGTGCTTTCAGACGTTTGGCAGCATGTTGGATGGAACAGTATTATTTATTTGGCTGCGCTCTCCAGTGTGGATCCGCAATTATATGATGCTGCGAAGATTGATGGAGCTAACAGATGGCAAATTATTCGAAATGTCGAATTACCAGCGATCATCCCAACTGTGATCATTCTACTCATTCTTAACATGGGACATATTATTAGTACAGGCTTTGAAAAAATATTCTTAATGCAAAATTCGTTAAACCTTCCTGTTTCAGAAGTAATTGAAACCTATGTTTATAAAATCGGTATTATTTCGAATCAATTTAGTTATGCAGCAGCCATTGGCTTATTTAATACTGTTATTAACTTCTCATTATTGTTACTGATGAATTATATTGCGAAAAGAACGTCAAGAATTAGCTTGTGGTAA
- a CDS encoding glycoside hydrolase family 43 protein, producing the protein MKSTFHNPLLNPGADPWVYKDNGTYYFMVTKKTRLDLWKVNTLSGIADGDWKTIWTAPAEGINCANIWAPEIHRVNGKWYVYFTANDGKGDDQTRKVFVLENQARDPFKGEWLEKGYVNTEHPGLDGTIFEHQGRIYFVYAGYGNFPEYGSALYIAEMENPWTLSGPNVLLSKPEYDWEMKGGMAINEGPVILKRNNKLFLVYSASTTWCDDYCLGMLTTSDVKNVMDPKSWDKASEPVFKKSIENGVFAPGHNGFTKSPDETEDWIVYHAIPESEGGSQRRSTRIQKINWNSDGTPNFGVPLSTSVPIIVPSGE; encoded by the coding sequence ATGAAATCAACCTTTCATAACCCACTTTTAAATCCTGGCGCTGATCCATGGGTGTATAAAGATAATGGAACATATTATTTTATGGTTACTAAAAAGACTAGACTCGATTTATGGAAAGTTAATACATTAAGTGGAATTGCGGATGGTGATTGGAAAACGATTTGGACTGCTCCTGCAGAGGGGATTAATTGTGCCAATATCTGGGCACCCGAAATTCATAGGGTAAATGGGAAATGGTACGTGTATTTCACGGCGAATGACGGAAAAGGTGACGATCAAACAAGGAAAGTTTTTGTTTTAGAGAATCAAGCAAGAGATCCATTTAAAGGGGAATGGCTAGAAAAAGGATATGTTAACACAGAACACCCTGGTTTAGATGGTACAATTTTTGAACATCAAGGTCGTATTTATTTTGTATACGCAGGATATGGCAACTTTCCAGAGTATGGTTCAGCATTATATATTGCTGAGATGGAAAATCCATGGACATTATCCGGACCGAACGTATTATTGTCAAAACCTGAATATGATTGGGAAATGAAGGGTGGAATGGCAATAAATGAGGGACCAGTGATATTAAAACGTAATAATAAGTTGTTTTTGGTCTATTCCGCAAGCACAACCTGGTGTGATGATTATTGTCTGGGCATGTTAACTACTTCAGACGTTAAGAATGTGATGGACCCTAAATCATGGGATAAAGCATCCGAGCCTGTGTTTAAAAAAAGTATCGAAAATGGTGTATTTGCTCCAGGCCATAATGGATTTACCAAATCGCCTGATGAAACAGAAGACTGGATTGTTTATCATGCAATTCCAGAATCAGAAGGTGGTAGTCAAAGACGAAGCACCCGAATTCAAAAAATCAATTGGAATTCTGATGGTACCCCAAACTTTGGAGTCCCTTTGTCAACATCGGTGCCAATTATTGTTCCATCGGGTGAATGA
- a CDS encoding DegV family protein, translated as MRRIILSTESGADLPKDLADKHSVQVVPMHVIMEGQDYLDGSLPVEDIYDYYERTKQIPSTTATNSYEYQAFFTKIQADFPDCIIIHIGYTSKASSSFQNAVSAAEEYDDIYLIDALNVTGGLAAIVMYAVSLVEEDPSIDPVQLIEKVQSVVPKSRLSFVPGNLAFLKAGGRVSNFAYIGGALLKIKPRIELIDGKLVSTKKYRGHMSVVSEKLVHDFLTQYNIDKNQLYFQYSIGLDEKIKQRMDEMAKEYGFKNVTWIQAGAMISTHAGPGGFGIAGLEF; from the coding sequence ATGAGAAGAATTATTTTATCTACTGAAAGCGGAGCGGATTTACCAAAAGATTTAGCTGACAAGCATTCTGTTCAAGTGGTTCCGATGCATGTCATTATGGAGGGTCAGGATTATTTAGATGGTTCGTTACCTGTAGAAGATATTTATGACTATTATGAGCGAACAAAACAGATACCCTCAACAACAGCTACAAATTCCTACGAATATCAAGCCTTCTTTACGAAGATTCAAGCGGATTTTCCCGATTGTATCATTATTCATATTGGTTATACGTCAAAGGCTTCTTCTTCTTTCCAAAATGCGGTAAGCGCTGCAGAAGAGTATGATGATATTTATCTAATAGATGCTCTCAACGTTACTGGTGGATTAGCAGCTATAGTCATGTATGCTGTATCTCTAGTAGAAGAAGATCCTTCGATTGATCCTGTACAATTAATAGAAAAAGTTCAATCAGTCGTTCCTAAATCAAGGCTTTCTTTCGTTCCAGGGAACTTGGCATTCTTAAAAGCGGGTGGACGAGTAAGTAATTTTGCTTATATTGGTGGAGCTTTGTTAAAAATAAAGCCCCGTATCGAACTTATAGATGGAAAGCTTGTTTCAACTAAAAAATATCGAGGTCATATGAGTGTTGTTTCAGAAAAACTTGTACACGATTTTTTAACTCAATATAATATTGATAAAAATCAACTTTATTTTCAATACTCAATCGGACTTGATGAAAAAATTAAACAGCGGATGGATGAAATGGCAAAAGAATATGGCTTCAAAAATGTCACTTGGATTCAAGCCGGCGCAATGATTTCAACCCATGCCGGACCAGGCGGCTTCGGGATTGCAGGATTAGAATTTTGA
- a CDS encoding DUF3231 family protein, which translates to MVLTNPINVSEVGSIWQTYQEKTLIMRFLEYFIEKSDDQQARNILGGLWQELDFYVTEMEVLFTKQGMVKPVGFNKEDVFLDAPKLYDNGFDIMFVRILKEVSMGLYTLGMNMTYNKEVMAIYEGLTTVTQKIYKLSTSYLLERGILSLPPKVTMPKTTEFIKDKKYKEGFKLFGDKRPLNDLEVGIIHHNLEVNNIGMQLITGFAQCAQNKEVRKYFFKGKELAKKQVNIMEKFLLESDVQLSSTSGATVTTSTVPPFSDKLMMHCIYILNGFGLVGAGTGAFFSLRNDLVMKTMLIAKDVYTYAEEGIEIKFKNGWFEEPPQMENRNGIIKGND; encoded by the coding sequence ATGGTTTTGACGAATCCTATTAATGTGTCTGAAGTAGGATCTATTTGGCAGACGTATCAAGAGAAGACGTTGATTATGAGATTTTTGGAATACTTTATTGAAAAATCGGATGATCAGCAGGCTCGAAATATCTTGGGTGGGTTATGGCAGGAACTAGATTTTTATGTTACTGAGATGGAAGTATTATTTACTAAACAAGGAATGGTTAAGCCGGTTGGATTTAATAAAGAGGATGTTTTTTTAGATGCCCCCAAATTATACGATAATGGTTTTGACATTATGTTTGTTCGTATATTAAAAGAAGTCAGTATGGGCCTTTACACTTTAGGAATGAATATGACCTATAATAAAGAAGTGATGGCAATTTATGAAGGACTTACTACGGTTACGCAAAAAATATATAAACTTTCAACTTCCTATTTACTTGAAAGAGGAATCCTCTCACTTCCTCCCAAAGTAACCATGCCGAAAACGACGGAATTTATTAAAGATAAAAAATATAAAGAAGGTTTTAAGCTTTTTGGCGACAAGAGACCATTAAATGACCTTGAAGTCGGGATTATCCATCACAATCTTGAAGTAAATAATATCGGGATGCAGCTGATAACAGGTTTTGCACAATGTGCACAAAACAAAGAAGTAAGAAAATATTTCTTTAAAGGAAAAGAACTAGCAAAAAAACAAGTGAATATCATGGAAAAATTTCTTTTAGAGAGTGATGTTCAACTCTCTTCGACCTCCGGAGCTACAGTCACTACATCCACTGTCCCTCCTTTTTCTGATAAACTTATGATGCATTGTATATACATCCTAAATGGATTTGGACTTGTAGGAGCTGGAACAGGAGCTTTCTTTAGTTTAAGAAATGATTTAGTGATGAAAACCATGTTAATAGCAAAAGATGTTTATACCTATGCAGAAGAAGGAATTGAAATTAAATTTAAAAATGGATGGTTTGAAGAGCCTCCGCAAATGGAAAATCGAAACGGAATTATTAAAGGAAATGACTGA
- a CDS encoding glycoside hydrolase family 27 protein: protein MKHHQYALTPPMGWNSWDCYGATVTEDEVKGNADYMAEHLKQFGWEYVVVDIQWSEPGAVSSAYRPFVPLEIDEYSRLVPAVNRFPSAKDGKGFKPLADYVHKLGLKFGIHIMRGIPRQAVHQNMKIAGTDVTARDIAHPNSICPWNTDMYGIDSSKEGAQNYYDSLFQLYAEWEVDFVKVDDIADSKLYSTHTEEIKMIRKAIDRCGRPMVLSLSPGPAPLEHAGLFEENANMWRMTDDFWDLWDLLYNMFERCYKWSKNIGPGYWPDADILPLGHIGIRSVDGGASDRYTRFTKDEQVTMMTLWSIFRSPLMFGGELRDNDDWTLSLLTNEEVLHMHRNSHGARQVYREADKVVWAAHGEDGDLYVALFNIGEKVTNVSVSLEQLELPSTKEVQLRDLWKHEHLDSVKEVIGYDLEPHSSVLLKITV from the coding sequence ATGAAACATCATCAATATGCATTAACACCTCCAATGGGGTGGAATAGCTGGGATTGTTATGGAGCGACAGTTACAGAGGATGAAGTAAAGGGAAATGCAGATTATATGGCAGAGCATTTAAAACAATTTGGCTGGGAGTATGTGGTTGTTGATATCCAATGGTCAGAGCCGGGTGCTGTTTCTTCTGCTTATCGACCATTTGTGCCTTTGGAAATTGATGAGTATTCTCGATTGGTTCCTGCTGTGAATCGCTTCCCGTCAGCAAAGGATGGTAAAGGTTTTAAGCCATTAGCTGATTATGTACATAAACTTGGTTTGAAATTTGGCATTCATATTATGAGAGGAATTCCCCGTCAGGCAGTCCATCAGAATATGAAAATAGCAGGAACAGATGTAACAGCAAGAGATATTGCCCACCCTAATTCGATTTGTCCATGGAATACAGATATGTATGGTATTGACTCCTCAAAGGAAGGGGCTCAAAACTACTATGATTCTCTGTTTCAGCTATATGCAGAGTGGGAAGTGGATTTTGTTAAGGTCGATGATATTGCAGACTCAAAGCTTTATAGCACACATACAGAGGAAATCAAAATGATTCGAAAAGCAATAGATCGATGCGGTCGTCCAATGGTATTGAGTCTTTCTCCTGGTCCAGCACCACTTGAGCATGCAGGCTTATTCGAAGAAAATGCAAACATGTGGCGAATGACAGATGATTTTTGGGATCTTTGGGATTTGCTGTATAACATGTTTGAACGTTGTTATAAATGGAGTAAAAATATCGGTCCGGGCTACTGGCCGGATGCAGACATACTGCCATTAGGACATATCGGAATTCGATCAGTAGACGGAGGGGCAAGTGACCGTTACACAAGGTTTACGAAGGATGAGCAGGTCACGATGATGACATTATGGTCCATATTCCGCTCACCACTGATGTTTGGCGGTGAACTTCGTGATAACGATGACTGGACATTGTCATTACTGACAAATGAGGAAGTCCTTCATATGCACAGAAACAGCCATGGGGCACGCCAAGTGTATCGAGAAGCTGACAAGGTTGTGTGGGCTGCGCACGGAGAAGATGGAGACCTATATGTCGCATTATTTAATATTGGTGAAAAAGTAACAAATGTATCAGTATCATTAGAGCAACTTGAATTACCTTCAACAAAGGAAGTACAGCTAAGAGATTTATGGAAGCATGAACATTTAGATTCGGTAAAAGAAGTGATTGGTTATGATCTCGAGCCACACTCATCCGTTCTATTGAAAATAACCGTGTAA